One segment of Oscillospiraceae bacterium DNA contains the following:
- a CDS encoding DUF4143 domain-containing protein yields the protein MIKACAYEKLLSYPPFVKWRTEDPAVVRREHEGQYAWDETARTNGPAGNRSLCTQSGHKLPDISNSLADAADISQPTAKAWLQILEGLGVVYLLKPYANNALRRLTKTPKLYFCDTGLAAHLSMWLTRETLMNGAASGHFFENYAVMELVKNYAYAPSKAELTYYRDANAKEIDVFVEENNAVHPLEIKKSANPDRRAVRKFSVLEKTAVQTAAGGVICMCEEPIPIDSFHCFIPCNII from the coding sequence ATGATAAAAGCATGCGCTTACGAAAAACTTCTGTCCTATCCCCCCTTTGTGAAATGGCGCACAGAAGACCCGGCAGTAGTCCGCCGCGAACACGAAGGGCAGTACGCCTGGGACGAAACCGCCCGCACAAACGGTCCCGCCGGCAACCGCTCTCTCTGCACACAAAGCGGCCACAAACTTCCAGACATATCCAACTCGCTGGCTGACGCCGCCGACATCTCTCAACCCACCGCCAAGGCGTGGCTCCAGATTCTGGAGGGTTTGGGGGTCGTCTATCTGTTGAAACCCTATGCCAACAACGCACTGAGGCGCCTGACCAAAACACCCAAACTCTACTTTTGTGATACGGGTCTTGCCGCGCACCTCTCCATGTGGCTGACACGCGAAACGCTGATGAACGGCGCGGCAAGCGGACACTTCTTTGAGAACTACGCGGTGATGGAACTTGTGAAAAACTACGCATACGCGCCGTCAAAAGCGGAGCTGACATACTACCGCGATGCCAACGCGAAAGAGATTGACGTCTTCGTCGAGGAAAACAATGCCGTTCATCCGCTGGAGATTAAAAAGTCGGCGAATCCCGACCGGCGAGCGGTCAGAAAGTTCTCCGTTTTAGAAAAGACGGCGGTGCAAACGGCCGCCGGCGGCGTCATCTGCATGTGCGAGGAACCGATCCCGATCGATTCGTTTCACTGTTTCATCCCTTGCAACATCATCTGA
- a CDS encoding ATP-grasp domain-containing protein, translated as MHVIVTDCHYRTTPALIRELASAGHTVTAVCEASHTPVGLRCRQVEHARLLPAGLSEIDYREALLDLCHSRGRPVLLPVGARTVDILARFAPHFRPAAHFLAPTPEALERANDKAAVAREAIRLGIPVPAAFAPEGDEPLEHFARRLSYPVVLKYRCGEKLGLPAERRYTIARYATEFSRRYRTMEDVQAPVLVQEYIRGRGLGVSVLMDAQCRPALVFCHERLREYPVSGGPSTACRSAWFPVLADRAVALLRALRFSGFAMVEFKGTPENARLLEINPRLWGSFPLACLCGAAPGRRYVDAACGVTPDPPGRTYQTGFRMQYFFSDAAAAFGYLRRGRLDHAAAFVVDCLSPRTKGGVFSAADWPGSLAYVHSLLRRRRAP; from the coding sequence ATGCATGTGATCGTCACAGACTGCCACTACCGCACCACCCCCGCGTTGATCCGGGAACTGGCGTCGGCCGGCCACACCGTGACCGCCGTCTGCGAGGCGTCCCACACGCCGGTCGGCCTGCGCTGCCGGCAGGTCGAGCATGCGCGGCTGCTGCCCGCCGGGCTCTCCGAGATCGACTACCGCGAGGCCCTGCTGGACCTCTGCCACAGCCGCGGACGCCCCGTGCTGCTGCCGGTGGGCGCCCGCACGGTGGACATCCTCGCCCGTTTTGCGCCGCACTTCCGCCCGGCGGCCCATTTCCTCGCGCCGACGCCGGAGGCGCTCGAACGGGCCAATGACAAAGCCGCAGTGGCCCGGGAGGCCATACGCCTCGGGATCCCCGTACCCGCCGCTTTCGCGCCGGAGGGCGACGAGCCCCTCGAGCACTTCGCCCGACGGCTCTCCTACCCCGTAGTGCTCAAATACCGCTGCGGAGAGAAGCTCGGTCTCCCGGCCGAGCGGCGCTACACGATAGCGCGGTACGCCACGGAATTTTCGCGGCGCTACCGCACGATGGAGGACGTGCAGGCGCCCGTCCTCGTCCAGGAGTACATCCGGGGCCGCGGGCTCGGCGTCTCGGTGCTCATGGACGCACAGTGCCGCCCCGCCCTCGTCTTCTGCCACGAACGGCTGCGGGAATACCCTGTCTCCGGCGGTCCGTCGACCGCCTGCCGGTCGGCCTGGTTCCCCGTCCTCGCCGACCGGGCCGTCGCGCTCTTGCGCGCGCTGCGTTTTTCCGGTTTTGCCATGGTGGAGTTCAAAGGTACGCCAGAGAACGCGCGGCTGCTTGAAATCAACCCCCGTCTCTGGGGCAGCTTTCCGCTGGCCTGCCTCTGCGGCGCGGCGCCGGGCCGCCGGTACGTCGACGCGGCCTGCGGCGTGACGCCGGACCCGCCCGGGCGCACTTATCAGACCGGTTTTCGGATGCAATATTTTTTCAGCGACGCCGCGGCCGCGTTCGGCTATCTGCGCCGGGGCCGCCTGGACCACGCGGCGGCGTTCGTCGTCGATTGCCTGTCCCCCCGCACCAAAGGCGGCGTATTCTCCGCCGCCGACTGGCCCGGCTCTTTGGCATATGTCCACAGTTTGCTGCGAAGGAGACGCGCGCCGTGA
- a CDS encoding DUF1599 domain-containing protein, protein MSMEVLFDETLGVCRAIFAEKLLDYGPTWLVFRWVSLIDQIWIKLRRLRTLEQADTPAQVADTPADEYHGVINYCVIGLMKASGALPGDDAVLADPTLLHARDTAALLACYDGAAAEARALMLRKNHDYGGAWRDMAVPSITDQMLIKTLRIKNILLTRRTVSEPDGIAAQCSDILNYCLFSLALLADNSSTDNR, encoded by the coding sequence ATGTCGATGGAGGTCCTGTTTGACGAGACGCTCGGCGTCTGCCGCGCCATCTTCGCAGAGAAGCTGCTGGATTACGGCCCCACCTGGCTTGTATTTCGCTGGGTCTCGCTGATCGACCAGATCTGGATCAAACTGCGGCGGCTGCGCACGCTGGAACAAGCCGACACGCCGGCACAGGTGGCGGACACGCCCGCCGACGAATACCACGGCGTCATCAACTACTGCGTGATCGGCCTGATGAAGGCGTCGGGCGCGCTGCCCGGCGACGACGCGGTGCTGGCGGATCCGACCTTGCTGCACGCCCGCGACACGGCGGCTCTCCTCGCCTGTTACGACGGCGCGGCGGCCGAAGCACGGGCGCTTATGCTGCGTAAGAACCACGACTACGGCGGCGCCTGGCGCGACATGGCCGTGCCCTCTATCACCGACCAGATGCTGATCAAGACGCTGCGCATCAAAAACATCCTGCTCACGCGCCGCACGGTGTCCGAACCGGACGGCATCGCGGCGCAGTGCTCCGATATTTTAAATTACTGCTTGTTTTCCCTCGCCCTGTTGGCAGATAACAGTTCGACAGATAACAGATAA
- a CDS encoding peptidoglycan DD-metalloendopeptidase family protein, with amino-acid sequence MTEEVLTGVSVLSPAAEHRGFPALRPNARPKPARRATPFSRAAICLAAAARRGLRSLTRPCSALLGGQIVRWQAVGARLWALLYAACALTAVFGETAGAVLTDFFLRLHLWGACALSALRRRLGARTNARILFAACGLLLLLTVYYTLGLEVVLDGRSLGFVSSQSEFAEAVKCVSARAADILHYPYYLNPNVTYRYSFVDRHLVFDGAEVEEMLFAQISEIKKLYVLSVDGVAVTASEDRDGLTRVLDEVLHRFSGDGTVDSVSFVQDIRVERQWTDRALEQPLPEIRSLLLGDIRGEQYDTAAAGDSFAGIALRNGMSVQDLQTLNRDVAPEALADGTPLVVQWTLPFLSVEARRNIQYEEEIPYASSQMDDASLYTGDTAVRVKGQPGRALVSAELRYVNGLEVGSEEFGRETLDAPVDEVIAVGIKKRPPKSPTGTFIRPFWGRYTSGFGSRTLFGVRRNHEGLDFAGPSGSPIVASDGGVVTFAGSRSGYGLCVVISHGKGITTLYAHCSKLLVRAGQAVAQGERIANVGSTGRSTGPHLHFEVRVGDVPRNPWNYLE; translated from the coding sequence ATGACCGAGGAGGTTCTGACCGGTGTGTCCGTCCTCTCCCCGGCGGCCGAACACCGCGGGTTCCCCGCGCTCCGGCCCAACGCCAGGCCAAAGCCCGCACGGCGCGCCACCCCTTTCTCGCGCGCGGCCATCTGTCTCGCGGCCGCGGCGCGGCGCGGTCTTCGGTCGCTGACCAGGCCTTGCTCGGCCTTGCTGGGCGGACAAATTGTCCGCTGGCAGGCTGTCGGCGCGCGCCTTTGGGCGCTTCTTTACGCCGCCTGTGCCCTGACGGCCGTCTTTGGGGAGACCGCCGGGGCGGTTTTGACCGACTTTTTCCTCCGTCTGCACCTGTGGGGCGCGTGCGCGCTGTCCGCGCTGCGGCGTCGATTGGGCGCCCGGACCAACGCGCGGATCCTTTTTGCCGCGTGCGGGCTGCTGCTGCTTTTGACCGTCTACTACACGCTGGGACTTGAGGTGGTGCTGGACGGCCGTTCCCTCGGCTTCGTCTCCTCCCAGTCGGAATTTGCGGAGGCGGTGAAGTGCGTGTCGGCCCGCGCCGCCGACATCCTGCATTACCCATATTACCTGAATCCGAACGTGACCTACCGCTACTCCTTTGTCGACCGGCATCTCGTCTTTGACGGGGCGGAGGTGGAGGAGATGCTCTTTGCCCAGATCTCCGAGATCAAGAAGCTCTATGTGCTCTCGGTGGACGGCGTCGCCGTCACGGCCAGCGAGGATCGCGACGGTCTGACGCGCGTTCTGGACGAAGTGCTGCACCGCTTCAGCGGGGACGGCACGGTCGACAGCGTTTCGTTTGTGCAGGACATCCGCGTCGAACGCCAGTGGACCGATCGGGCCCTGGAGCAGCCGCTGCCCGAGATCCGCTCCTTGCTGCTGGGCGACATCCGCGGCGAGCAGTACGACACGGCGGCGGCGGGCGACAGCTTTGCCGGCATCGCGCTACGCAACGGCATGAGCGTGCAGGACCTGCAGACATTGAACCGCGACGTGGCGCCGGAGGCGCTGGCGGACGGCACGCCGCTGGTCGTGCAATGGACGCTGCCTTTCCTGTCCGTGGAGGCGCGCCGGAACATCCAGTACGAGGAAGAGATCCCCTACGCCTCCTCCCAGATGGACGACGCCTCGCTCTATACGGGCGACACGGCCGTCCGGGTGAAGGGACAGCCGGGCCGCGCGCTGGTCTCCGCCGAACTGCGCTACGTGAACGGTCTGGAGGTCGGGAGTGAGGAGTTCGGCCGCGAGACGCTTGACGCGCCGGTCGACGAGGTCATCGCCGTGGGGATCAAAAAACGGCCGCCCAAGTCCCCCACCGGCACGTTCATCCGCCCGTTCTGGGGCCGCTACACCTCGGGCTTCGGCAGTCGGACGCTGTTTGGCGTACGGCGCAATCACGAGGGACTCGACTTCGCGGGCCCCTCCGGTTCCCCCATCGTGGCCTCGGACGGCGGCGTCGTCACGTTCGCCGGCAGTCGCAGCGGTTACGGGCTGTGCGTGGTCATCAGCCACGGCAAGGGGATCACCACCCTCTACGCACATTGCAGCAAACTGCTGGTCCGTGCGGGGCAGGCAGTGGCCCAGGGCGAGCGCATCGCCAACGTGGGCAGCACCGGCCGCTCCACCGGCCCGCATCTTCACTTCGAGGTCCGCGTGGGCGACGTCCCCCGCAACCCTTGGAATTATCTTGAGTGA
- a CDS encoding polysaccharide deacetylase family protein gives MNIPLFGLLRRISRLRKARLRARAGRYLSVCRRIECVYPPAERVCAMTFDDGPSALPTAPDVAKGRSLTAHLLDVLARSHAHATFDVIGSTAENYPDTAGEIHTHFVFGRAYDHYARFEQDDQAGALACACLLRRLTTEGHEPANHGYRHVLFGPNRTVYRSRRFFRTADEVLADLTRLHTLVERETGVGMTLARPPHYVDRIPDGHNAYDVYASMGYHYLAASVDGGGWQPSRGSYEDDVEDMVVPLRTLLRQDPNALRGAVIFQKDGYNMSCQTPIASALPRQLALLAEYGYRVVSVSQLLALSPFADLPPDDPCFAAAAALDRAGHAIGYKNNTFQPDRTVTRGELCFMAAPRAALADRRPFVSGARATGFSDIPGAHPYAPAAAWARETGLFTGARFSPETPAAPAEIRGVARALGADPGAVPDNSRRAAVLALWGLLIGASC, from the coding sequence ATGAACATCCCCCTGTTTGGGCTGCTGCGGCGGATCAGCCGTCTCCGCAAGGCGCGGCTGCGCGCGCGGGCCGGGCGGTATCTGTCGGTGTGCCGCCGCATCGAATGCGTCTACCCGCCGGCCGAGCGGGTCTGCGCGATGACCTTCGACGACGGCCCCTCGGCCCTGCCCACCGCCCCCGACGTCGCCAAGGGGCGCAGTCTCACGGCGCACCTGCTGGATGTGCTCGCGCGCTCGCACGCGCACGCCACCTTCGACGTCATCGGTTCCACCGCGGAGAACTACCCGGACACAGCGGGCGAGATCCACACCCACTTTGTCTTCGGGCGCGCCTACGACCATTACGCCCGCTTCGAGCAGGACGACCAGGCCGGGGCTCTGGCCTGCGCCTGCCTGCTGCGGCGGCTGACGACGGAGGGCCACGAACCGGCCAACCACGGCTATCGGCACGTGCTCTTCGGCCCGAACCGCACGGTCTACCGTTCCCGCCGCTTCTTTCGCACGGCGGACGAGGTGCTTGCCGACCTCACGCGCCTCCACACGCTGGTGGAGCGGGAGACGGGCGTCGGCATGACGCTCGCGCGGCCGCCCCACTATGTGGACCGTATCCCAGACGGGCACAATGCCTACGACGTGTACGCCTCCATGGGCTATCACTACTTGGCCGCGTCTGTGGACGGCGGCGGCTGGCAGCCCTCCCGCGGGTCGTACGAGGACGACGTGGAGGACATGGTGGTCCCGTTGCGCACATTGCTGCGGCAAGACCCGAACGCGCTGCGCGGCGCCGTTATCTTCCAAAAGGACGGTTACAACATGTCGTGCCAGACGCCCATCGCCTCGGCGCTGCCGCGCCAGCTCGCGCTGCTGGCGGAATACGGCTACCGCGTCGTCAGCGTTTCACAGCTTCTGGCGCTCTCCCCGTTTGCCGACCTGCCGCCGGACGACCCCTGCTTCGCCGCCGCGGCCGCGCTCGACCGGGCGGGGCATGCCATCGGGTACAAAAACAACACCTTTCAGCCGGACCGAACCGTCACGCGGGGAGAACTGTGCTTCATGGCAGCCCCGCGCGCGGCGCTGGCCGACCGGCGGCCCTTTGTCTCGGGCGCGCGCGCTACCGGCTTTTCCGACATACCCGGCGCCCACCCCTACGCTCCGGCCGCCGCCTGGGCGCGCGAGACAGGTCTCTTTACCGGCGCGCGGTTCTCCCCGGAGACGCCGGCCGCGCCGGCCGAGATTCGGGGCGTGGCGCGCGCGCTGGGCGCGGACCCCGGCGCCGTGCCCGACAACAGCCGCCGCGCCGCCGTACTGGCGCTGTGGGGGCTGCTGATAGGCGCTTCATGTTAA
- a CDS encoding glycoside hydrolase family 97 protein — translation MRHGVRKAAALALSLVMALGVFSPGATAVAAPSWTVSSPDGAVVLTLGLSDAGVLSYAAAISGREVLPSAAMGLNVTGYEDFSSGLTFVSASAAVEIDETYPMYSGKASEYTNHAFERTFNFIKNGKPFAVIARAYDDGAAFRYALDGDGSYAMAAENTSIALPSGATIYGQTYRNEYEGLYGTYTPAAMTAGGGYCMPLLIRTAANDWALFAQAELNGTYAGTKLVPSGTSGLLDFAYANGAPIIDLPFQSPWRLTVIGDTKAIFETQMFENLCAASVVEDAADWVKPGVTSWSWLSTGTSSMGDGDLQMRFLDLAAEMNWEYTLLDHNWWNHSAQTFPSWADNLFASAAERGVGVWVWEDVANLNTHAKRSERFDKWAAKGIVGVKVDYMYSEAQSMLKIYDDIYEDALAYGFMLNFHGSNLPGGERRTYPHVVAREGVLGAEHGGSVTAAYNTMLPFIRNVTGPMDYTPSLQTRVSGKYTYTHGVALSVVYECGASTNGDTPVVYRNSGAYNFLKGIPSAWDESKLVSGVPGQHVIVARRSGENWYVGAITAAARTETLALDFLDDDVTYYASIFTDATSTTTTGQYFVPVTRESIISLPMLTGGGAAVKLTKTSPVSLDAISLSDKVVTLMAGSSKSVGVTYEPTDADAIAAAAWASADPAVATVANGMITAVAEGNTTVTVMVGDLTASVLVSVYPNFKRGTMWRVVGETGKTYLSAPNQVTTMLEPADIWKDRASGTNVYLTDAPDGDFDVTVALKALLFSAVQSAGLIAWVDKDHYVSVVRRFHNTYGGQCFAVISERSSSEAYEPAISDKELYERYGEEYADTDNVFLRMVKAGNNFAGYVSMDGVNWRLIAEQTNAPVGGSSALSIGLFNTGDTPTEVKYTDFTVNGDAILFTANQDQMPYVRNPVWRVDSETPAYLVGVAPSRLELQTQAGDMWNAGTSARNVWNVLGEGNADFDTRVKLTYTPTGNYHTAALIAYVDQNNYVAVSRFYDTRRVAEVGSANAFKVTTEVNGTGATQDDASLGTTKGYVSGADVDATCWLRLVKVGTSFTGYFSETGEDGTWTLVRAAVTNAIGANANLKLGIYTASGGTGAAAISAVFEDFTLDDAVVPFMIPDESGGETVGFAKSIVTTGEYATAGATFGTYAYLRGEGAASVILAAYDVNGKLTALSSLPNVALTNTLSRAALSITPPSAGVVKLFIWDSDSYTPLTCHTVWEVK, via the coding sequence ATGAGACATGGAGTAAGGAAAGCGGCGGCGCTCGCGCTGTCGTTGGTGATGGCGTTGGGCGTGTTTTCACCTGGAGCGACGGCGGTCGCGGCGCCGAGTTGGACGGTTTCTTCGCCGGACGGTGCGGTCGTGCTTACGCTCGGTCTGTCCGACGCAGGCGTGCTGTCCTATGCGGCGGCGATCAGCGGGCGCGAGGTGCTGCCGTCGGCGGCCATGGGGCTAAATGTAACGGGCTACGAGGATTTTTCATCAGGGCTGACGTTCGTTTCGGCGAGTGCGGCGGTTGAGATCGACGAAACGTACCCGATGTATTCCGGCAAAGCGTCGGAATACACCAACCACGCGTTTGAGAGAACGTTCAACTTCATCAAGAACGGCAAGCCGTTTGCCGTCATCGCCCGCGCGTACGACGACGGCGCGGCGTTTCGCTACGCACTTGACGGCGACGGTTCATACGCCATGGCGGCGGAGAACACGTCTATCGCACTGCCATCCGGCGCAACCATCTACGGCCAGACGTACCGAAACGAGTATGAGGGGCTGTACGGCACGTATACGCCGGCGGCGATGACGGCCGGCGGCGGGTATTGTATGCCGCTACTGATCCGGACGGCGGCGAACGATTGGGCGCTGTTCGCGCAGGCGGAATTGAACGGAACATACGCCGGAACAAAACTTGTCCCGTCGGGAACGAGCGGCCTGCTCGATTTTGCATACGCCAACGGCGCACCTATCATCGACCTGCCGTTTCAATCGCCATGGCGGTTGACTGTTATCGGCGATACCAAAGCGATTTTTGAAACGCAGATGTTCGAGAACCTATGCGCAGCCAGCGTTGTGGAAGACGCGGCCGACTGGGTGAAACCGGGCGTCACCAGTTGGTCGTGGCTGTCCACGGGTACGTCGTCCATGGGTGACGGCGATCTGCAAATGCGCTTCCTCGACCTTGCGGCGGAGATGAACTGGGAATACACGCTGCTCGATCACAATTGGTGGAACCACAGTGCGCAGACGTTCCCAAGCTGGGCGGACAACCTGTTCGCCAGCGCGGCCGAACGTGGCGTCGGCGTCTGGGTCTGGGAGGACGTGGCCAATCTCAACACCCACGCCAAGCGCAGCGAACGTTTCGATAAATGGGCGGCGAAGGGCATTGTCGGCGTAAAGGTTGACTATATGTATTCCGAGGCGCAATCGATGCTGAAGATTTACGACGACATATATGAGGACGCGTTGGCATACGGCTTCATGCTCAACTTCCACGGCTCGAACCTGCCCGGCGGTGAGCGGCGGACATATCCGCACGTCGTCGCGCGGGAAGGCGTACTCGGCGCCGAGCACGGCGGGTCGGTCACCGCCGCGTATAACACGATGCTGCCGTTCATCCGCAACGTGACGGGCCCGATGGACTATACGCCGTCGCTGCAGACGCGGGTCAGCGGCAAATATACATATACCCACGGCGTCGCGCTTTCCGTAGTCTACGAATGCGGCGCGTCAACCAACGGCGACACGCCCGTCGTCTACCGCAACTCCGGCGCGTACAACTTTCTGAAGGGGATACCGTCCGCGTGGGACGAATCGAAGCTGGTGAGCGGCGTTCCGGGGCAACACGTCATTGTCGCCCGCAGAAGCGGCGAAAACTGGTACGTCGGCGCGATCACTGCCGCCGCCCGCACCGAAACATTGGCGCTTGACTTTCTTGACGACGATGTGACGTATTACGCGTCGATATTCACCGACGCCACGTCAACGACCACTACGGGCCAATATTTCGTTCCGGTTACGCGCGAAAGCATCATATCGCTGCCAATGCTCACCGGCGGCGGCGCGGCCGTCAAGCTGACGAAAACGTCTCCCGTCAGTCTGGACGCCATATCCCTGTCCGATAAAGTCGTAACGCTGATGGCCGGCAGCTCCAAAAGCGTCGGCGTCACGTACGAGCCCACCGACGCAGACGCCATCGCCGCAGCGGCGTGGGCAAGCGCCGACCCCGCCGTGGCGACCGTCGCCAACGGCATGATAACCGCCGTCGCCGAGGGCAACACGACCGTGACGGTAATGGTCGGCGACTTGACAGCGAGTGTCTTGGTATCGGTCTATCCGAACTTCAAACGCGGGACAATGTGGCGCGTCGTCGGTGAAACGGGCAAAACGTATCTATCCGCGCCGAACCAAGTGACGACGATGCTCGAACCCGCTGACATATGGAAGGATCGGGCGAGCGGCACAAATGTATACCTGACGGACGCGCCAGACGGCGATTTCGACGTGACCGTTGCACTGAAGGCGCTGCTGTTCTCCGCCGTGCAGTCGGCGGGACTGATCGCATGGGTCGATAAGGATCATTACGTGTCGGTCGTTCGGCGGTTTCATAATACGTACGGCGGGCAGTGCTTCGCCGTCATATCGGAGCGCAGTTCGTCCGAGGCGTATGAACCGGCGATCTCCGACAAGGAATTGTACGAACGATACGGCGAGGAATACGCCGATACGGACAACGTGTTCCTGCGCATGGTAAAAGCGGGAAATAATTTCGCCGGTTACGTCAGTATGGACGGCGTCAATTGGCGGCTCATCGCCGAGCAGACGAATGCCCCGGTGGGCGGATCGTCCGCGCTCAGCATTGGGCTGTTTAACACGGGCGACACGCCGACGGAAGTCAAATACACCGACTTCACAGTCAACGGCGACGCCATCTTGTTCACGGCGAATCAAGATCAGATGCCCTATGTCCGCAATCCGGTCTGGCGCGTCGACAGCGAAACGCCCGCCTATCTGGTCGGCGTAGCACCGTCTCGGCTGGAATTGCAGACGCAGGCCGGCGATATGTGGAACGCCGGCACCAGCGCCAGAAACGTTTGGAACGTTTTGGGCGAAGGCAACGCCGATTTCGACACACGGGTCAAACTGACATATACGCCGACCGGCAACTATCATACCGCCGCACTCATCGCCTATGTCGATCAGAACAATTACGTGGCGGTGTCTCGGTTCTACGACACGCGGCGCGTCGCCGAAGTCGGCAGCGCCAACGCCTTCAAGGTTACGACGGAGGTCAACGGGACGGGCGCGACGCAGGACGACGCCAGCCTTGGCACGACGAAAGGCTACGTGTCAGGCGCAGACGTAGACGCGACGTGTTGGCTGCGGCTCGTGAAGGTCGGGACGAGTTTCACTGGATATTTCAGCGAAACGGGTGAGGACGGCACATGGACGCTCGTCCGCGCCGCCGTGACGAACGCGATTGGCGCCAACGCCAACTTGAAACTGGGCATATACACCGCCTCCGGCGGTACCGGCGCAGCGGCGATCTCCGCCGTGTTCGAGGATTTCACTCTGGATGACGCGGTCGTGCCGTTTATGATTCCGGACGAGAGCGGCGGCGAAACAGTCGGTTTCGCCAAATCGATTGTCACCACCGGCGAATATGCGACGGCAGGCGCCACCTTCGGCACCTATGCGTATCTCCGCGGCGAAGGCGCGGCGAGCGTCATATTGGCCGCATATGACGTCAACGGCAAACTGACGGCGTTGTCGTCGTTGCCCAACGTCGCGCTAACCAATACGCTATCAAGGGCGGCGTTATCGATAACGCCGCCCTCCGCAGGTGTCGTCAAACTGTTCATCTGGGACAGCGACTCATACACACCGCTGACGTGCCATACGGTTTGGGAAGTAAAGTAA
- a CDS encoding ZIP family metal transporter, with translation MTALGGATVFFFKGIDRRALDLMLGFAAGVMIAASFWSLLAPAIEMSATPVPALVGFLLGGLFLYLADRLLPHLHAQPEAAPEGLRSGWRRSVLLVMAITLHNIPEGLAFGVAFGSAAVYPDAWASAVALTVGIGIQNFPEGAAVSIPLRREGLSRPKSFWYGQVSGMVEPLAAVVGAVLAVSLRGVLPYALSFAAGAMVFVVVEELIPEAQDGGNGHGATVGAMLGFACMMLLDTALT, from the coding sequence ATGACCGCGCTCGGCGGCGCCACCGTGTTTTTTTTCAAAGGCATCGACCGACGTGCGCTGGATCTGATGCTGGGCTTTGCCGCCGGCGTGATGATCGCCGCTTCGTTCTGGTCGCTGCTGGCGCCCGCCATCGAGATGAGCGCGACGCCCGTGCCCGCGCTGGTTGGGTTTTTGCTGGGCGGGCTTTTTCTCTATCTGGCCGACCGCCTGCTGCCCCATCTGCACGCGCAGCCGGAGGCCGCGCCCGAGGGGCTGCGGTCCGGCTGGCGGCGCAGCGTGCTGCTGGTCATGGCCATCACGCTGCACAACATCCCGGAGGGGCTCGCCTTCGGCGTGGCTTTTGGCAGCGCCGCCGTCTATCCGGACGCGTGGGCGTCGGCTGTCGCGCTCACCGTGGGCATAGGAATCCAAAATTTCCCGGAGGGAGCGGCCGTCTCGATCCCGTTGCGCCGGGAGGGGCTCTCGCGGCCGAAGAGTTTCTGGTACGGGCAGGTCTCGGGCATGGTGGAGCCGCTGGCCGCCGTCGTGGGTGCGGTGCTGGCGGTTAGCCTCCGGGGGGTGCTGCCGTATGCCCTGTCCTTCGCGGCGGGCGCTATGGTGTTCGTCGTCGTCGAGGAGTTGATCCCGGAGGCGCAGGACGGCGGCAACGGCCACGGCGCCACCGTCGGCGCCATGCTGGGTTTTGCCTGTATGATGCTCCTGGACACGGCGCTCACGTGA
- a CDS encoding CehA/McbA family metallohydrolase: MRFDMHVHSCASHDGQMTPAALFAAARLAGLAGLAVCDHNTLQGARAALAACPPDLCVVPGAEYSTEAGHVLAYFIETGAEEAGLPRDAAGRFALGALARFVHGQGGLLIAAHPYRHQTRLPEILPAHVDGWELFNARQMAAAPDSTARTRAAVRIHPGLVTAGSDAHLPAEVGRAYVEADARTAAALRAALETGRYRCRGCPAFRRHEALGRLRTDPPGAGRRLKSLLRLGIFSARDARDRLLHRKCWEDFAPEITAPDPAQKNPTQGNEER; the protein is encoded by the coding sequence GTGAGATTTGATATGCATGTCCACTCCTGCGCTTCCCACGATGGGCAGATGACGCCTGCGGCGCTTTTCGCGGCCGCCCGGCTCGCCGGGCTCGCCGGACTCGCCGTCTGCGACCACAATACACTGCAAGGCGCGCGCGCGGCGCTGGCGGCCTGCCCGCCGGATCTGTGCGTCGTCCCGGGCGCCGAATACAGCACCGAGGCCGGGCATGTGCTGGCCTATTTCATCGAAACCGGCGCCGAGGAGGCCGGGCTGCCCCGCGACGCGGCCGGGCGGTTTGCCCTCGGCGCGCTGGCTCGGTTCGTCCACGGGCAGGGCGGCCTCCTGATTGCGGCCCACCCCTACCGCCACCAGACGCGCCTGCCGGAGATCCTGCCGGCGCACGTGGACGGCTGGGAGCTGTTCAACGCCCGCCAGATGGCCGCCGCGCCCGACAGCACGGCCCGCACGCGGGCCGCCGTGCGGATCCATCCGGGTCTCGTCACGGCGGGGTCCGACGCGCACCTGCCCGCCGAAGTCGGACGGGCCTACGTGGAAGCCGACGCGCGCACCGCCGCCGCGCTCCGCGCGGCCCTGGAAACAGGGCGATACCGCTGCCGCGGCTGCCCCGCCTTCCGGCGCCACGAGGCCCTCGGCCGGCTGCGCACCGACCCACCCGGGGCGGGGCGGCGGCTGAAAAGCCTCCTGCGTCTGGGGATCTTCTCGGCCCGGGACGCCCGCGACCGGCTGCTCCACCGCAAATGCTGGGAGGACTTTGCCCCCGAAATTACGGCGCCGGATCCGGCGCAAAAAAATCCGACGCAAGGGAATGAAGAACGATGA